The following are from one region of the Stanieria cyanosphaera PCC 7437 genome:
- a CDS encoding ATP-binding response regulator, translated as MSNSRFTLKEFVDPIPTCRQTANLPTILNLLNSSQSNAIAVLNDREYPIGIINSESLLSWLSNELLNSFSPFTGGVASTVVQKSSSLSVATVSKSIGLFSSICDLQSVIKPTIILTSEMSRESFLSQLQSETHFISNQVNYLVVDREGKLLGWLDSQKLMKYLVLEQAKANSNNYNLTTVLPKYYFNLIEQIPLPLSIQTQQGKIVYRNQVWRKQIHFSQEIHCYFPDKNSFNSSPNFSQETSEKAEIKSIKLDPYCLKSNSYLFKSPSSLLPIKNGQFLELMQEVNSKLSCNKLGINSQKNANLQPLWHYYRLPFNDSGVSYWLVLAVQSLTKTKDLTKPQSVSESKQFNQFKDEFLSHISHELKSPLTAIVGLSSLLKEQKLGQLNQRQTRYAELIYSGGRKLINIVNDLLDLTRLTTDQTSLNLEQIEIKSFCQEIYQQLLNKLEDNTTLKNSLVNYPQLKFEIELETIAGNQVRLHQILSRLLKAVLKLIPTQSEIIVSVKQWKNWIAITIGNSKSTFSENSQDLAWELSLQSQQNLAHPQKDLELDLMLAQQIAKSYGGNIACLFQEDYGIEYTLLIPNQNFNCNLNLESNDIPIVTERNLKILIGVTNPNQINELTTQLLEFGYQPVMASTGIEILEKARQLQPSKILINASLPLLTTDDILTLLKADVRTQKIPVFLLKSDCDELGINNIQLLDGCLKFPLERSTLLQMFTPVKSEVLPKKRLTILSLHPNSNLSDKSITSVNWELDFSLKAGLDHLDHRIIEADCLEQGELLARIWQIDAILLDGSLLVEPVSFLRSLKSLSVLAALPLVTLDAQTTAAANQIEGLSVFPCLVPAEERTILDLAQVIQIAAGIN; from the coding sequence ATGTCTAATTCTCGTTTTACGCTCAAAGAATTTGTAGATCCGATTCCTACTTGTAGGCAAACAGCCAATTTGCCGACAATACTTAATTTACTCAACTCTAGTCAATCTAACGCGATCGCAGTATTAAATGATCGAGAGTACCCTATCGGGATAATTAACTCGGAGAGTTTACTTTCGTGGTTAAGCAATGAGTTGCTCAATAGCTTTTCCCCTTTTACAGGTGGAGTAGCTTCGACTGTAGTACAAAAGTCATCTTCACTATCAGTTGCTACTGTCAGTAAAAGTATTGGGTTATTTTCTTCTATTTGTGATTTACAGTCTGTCATTAAGCCTACTATTATTTTGACATCTGAGATGAGCAGAGAAAGTTTTTTGTCTCAGCTTCAGTCGGAAACTCATTTTATTAGTAACCAAGTCAACTATTTAGTAGTTGATCGAGAAGGAAAACTTTTAGGATGGTTGGACAGTCAAAAATTGATGAAATATCTAGTTCTAGAGCAGGCTAAGGCTAATAGTAACAATTATAATTTAACCACAGTTTTACCAAAATATTATTTTAATTTAATTGAGCAAATTCCTCTACCTTTAAGTATTCAAACTCAGCAAGGAAAGATTGTATATCGCAATCAAGTTTGGCGGAAGCAAATACATTTTTCTCAAGAAATACATTGTTATTTTCCTGACAAAAATTCATTCAATTCAAGTCCCAACTTTAGTCAAGAAACTTCTGAAAAAGCTGAAATTAAGTCAATTAAACTCGACCCTTATTGTTTAAAAAGCAATTCTTATTTATTCAAATCTCCTTCTTCCTTGTTGCCTATTAAAAATGGTCAATTCTTAGAATTAATGCAAGAAGTTAATTCTAAGTTGAGTTGTAATAAATTAGGTATAAATTCTCAGAAAAATGCGAATCTTCAACCGCTATGGCATTATTATCGTTTACCTTTTAATGATTCAGGAGTTAGTTATTGGTTAGTCTTAGCAGTTCAATCTTTAACCAAAACAAAGGATTTAACCAAGCCTCAATCTGTTTCTGAATCAAAACAATTCAATCAATTTAAAGATGAATTTTTAAGCCATATAAGTCACGAACTAAAGTCACCCCTGACAGCAATTGTGGGATTATCAAGTCTCTTAAAAGAACAAAAATTGGGACAATTAAATCAACGTCAAACTCGCTATGCAGAGTTAATTTATAGTGGTGGACGTAAATTAATCAATATAGTTAATGATTTATTAGACTTAACTCGCTTAACTACCGATCAAACTTCACTAAATTTAGAACAGATTGAAATCAAAAGTTTTTGTCAAGAAATATATCAACAACTGCTTAATAAATTAGAAGATAACACTACCTTAAAAAACTCTTTAGTTAATTATCCTCAATTAAAGTTTGAAATTGAACTAGAAACTATTGCTGGAAACCAAGTTCGTTTACATCAAATTTTGTCTCGTTTATTAAAAGCTGTTTTAAAACTAATTCCAACTCAATCAGAGATTATTGTTTCGGTAAAACAGTGGAAAAATTGGATTGCTATTACAATTGGAAATTCAAAATCAACTTTCTCTGAAAACTCTCAAGATTTAGCCTGGGAACTTTCTCTTCAATCGCAACAAAATCTAGCTCATCCGCAAAAAGATTTGGAATTAGACTTGATGCTTGCTCAACAAATAGCTAAATCTTATGGTGGAAATATTGCTTGTTTATTTCAAGAAGATTATGGCATTGAATATACTTTGTTGATACCAAACCAGAATTTTAATTGCAATTTGAATTTAGAATCTAATGATATTCCGATTGTGACAGAGCGTAATTTAAAAATTTTAATAGGAGTAACCAATCCTAACCAGATTAATGAGCTAACTACTCAATTGCTTGAGTTTGGTTATCAGCCAGTGATGGCTTCAACAGGTATAGAAATACTTGAAAAAGCACGTCAATTACAACCTAGTAAAATTTTAATTAATGCTTCTTTACCTTTGCTGACTACGGACGATATTTTAACTTTATTAAAAGCTGATGTTCGTACTCAAAAAATTCCTGTTTTTCTACTCAAAAGTGATTGCGATGAGTTAGGTATTAATAACATTCAGTTATTAGATGGTTGTTTAAAATTTCCCTTAGAAAGATCAACTTTGCTTCAGATGTTTACACCTGTTAAATCAGAAGTTCTTCCGAAAAAACGCTTAACAATTCTGAGTTTACATCCCAATTCTAATCTTAGTGATAAGTCGATCACTTCTGTTAATTGGGAGTTAGACTTTTCGTTGAAAGCTGGATTAGATCATCTCGATCATCGTATTATTGAAGCCGATTGTTTAGAGCAAGGAGAATTATTAGCTCGGATTTGGCAGATCGATGCTATTTTACTTGATGGTAGTCTTTTGGTTGAGCCTGTGAGTTTTTTGCGATCGCTAAAAAGCTTGTCAGTGTTGGCTGCTTTACCGTTAGTAACTTTAGATGCTCAAACTACCGCAGCAGCTAATCAGATTGAAGGGTTATCGGTATTTCCTTGTTTAGTGCCTGCTGAAGAAAGAACTATTTTAGATTTAGCACAAGTGATTCAAATCGCTGCTGGAATTAATTAA
- a CDS encoding circadian clock protein KaiA, giving the protein MSNQQHYPDSSKYSASERLFLCLFPSNRQLASSLSDFLSRDRYKLKLIELASDLQEFIEQHKEQIDCLIFIKDSSFEPILTQLVQQGILLPIVIIDSTKIANHNEHDSFVSSFSEGFNCLKNKIYHNAEVCLANNQVEQIASVINIAITKFLNLAPNCILEKSASETQLTQNYQSFLLLQQRRLAEKLKERLGYLGIYYKRNSQDFYRNLSQAKKQELFRQLSSEYRQIILSYFNEEQDINKLIDQFVNQAFFADLSVSQILEMHMELMDEFAQQLKLEGRNEEILLDYRLALIDIIAHLCEMYRRSIPREDLPLDLFFRLD; this is encoded by the coding sequence ATGTCAAACCAGCAACATTACCCAGATTCATCCAAATATTCTGCCTCTGAACGACTTTTCCTTTGTCTGTTTCCTTCTAACCGACAATTAGCTTCTTCGTTAAGTGATTTCCTTAGTCGCGATCGCTATAAACTAAAACTGATTGAACTAGCTAGTGATTTACAAGAGTTTATTGAACAACACAAAGAACAAATTGATTGTTTAATTTTTATTAAAGATAGTTCCTTTGAACCCATACTGACTCAATTAGTTCAACAAGGCATTTTATTACCAATTGTGATCATTGATTCTACAAAAATTGCTAATCATAACGAACATGATTCTTTTGTTAGTTCGTTTTCGGAAGGATTTAATTGTTTAAAAAACAAAATTTATCACAACGCTGAAGTATGTCTAGCAAACAATCAGGTTGAGCAAATCGCTTCTGTGATCAATATAGCTATTACTAAGTTTCTCAATCTTGCGCCTAACTGTATTTTAGAAAAATCTGCCTCAGAAACTCAATTAACTCAAAATTATCAAAGTTTCTTGCTACTTCAACAACGTCGATTAGCAGAAAAACTTAAGGAAAGATTAGGTTATTTAGGGATTTATTATAAACGTAATTCTCAAGATTTTTATCGGAATCTTTCTCAAGCAAAAAAACAAGAATTATTTCGTCAATTAAGCTCAGAATATCGTCAAATTATTTTGAGTTATTTTAATGAAGAACAAGATATTAATAAACTAATTGATCAGTTTGTCAATCAAGCCTTTTTTGCTGATTTATCTGTTTCCCAGATTCTGGAAATGCACATGGAACTAATGGATGAATTTGCTCAACAACTTAAATTAGAAGGGAGAAATGAAGAAATTCTCTTAGATTATCGTTTGGCACTGATTGATATTATTGCCCATTTGTGTGAAATGTATCGTCGTTCTATTCCCAGAGAAGATTTACCTTTAGATTTATTCTTTAGATTAGATTGA
- the kaiB gene encoding circadian clock protein KaiB, protein MTKFRKTYVLKLYVAGNTPSSVKALKTLKNILEKDFQGVYALKVIDVLKNPQLAEEDKILATPTLSKVLPPPVRKIIGDLSDREKVLIGLDLLYEEIRDRESDYQKSREGTSEDDRELEI, encoded by the coding sequence ATGACTAAATTTAGAAAAACCTATGTATTAAAGTTGTACGTTGCAGGAAATACACCAAGCTCAGTCAAAGCCTTAAAAACTTTAAAAAATATTTTAGAAAAAGATTTTCAAGGAGTGTATGCCTTGAAAGTGATTGATGTACTAAAAAATCCTCAATTAGCAGAAGAAGATAAAATTTTAGCCACACCAACCTTATCTAAAGTTTTACCTCCGCCTGTAAGAAAAATCATCGGTGATCTTTCAGACCGAGAAAAAGTGTTGATCGGTTTAGATTTACTATACGAAGAAATTCGCGACCGCGAAAGCGACTACCAAAAATCTCGCGAAGGCACCAGTGAAGATGACCGCGAGTTAGAAATTTAA
- the kaiC gene encoding circadian clock protein KaiC, whose protein sequence is MNQANPNSPQPEAQSIPGVKKIRTLIEGFDEITHGGMPENRTTLVSGTSGTGKTLLAIQFLYHGIKHFDYPGIFITFEESPQDIIQNAHSFGWELQSLVEGGKLFILDASPDPEGQEVVGNFDLSALIERIQYAIRKYKAKLVSIDSVTAVFQQYDAAPVVRREIFRLIARLKQLQVTCIMTTERVEEYGPIARFGVEEFVSDNVIVIRNVLEGERRRRTIEILKLRGTTHMKGEYPFTITNDGINIFPLGAMRLTQRSSNTRISSGIKILDEMCGGGFFKDSIILATGATGTGKTLLVSKFLEEGCRRGERAILFAYEESRAQLSRNASSWGINFEEMEQKGLLKLFCNYPESAGLEDHLQMIKSEITQFKPSRIAIDSLSALARGVTNNAFRQFVIGVTGYAKQEEITGFFTNTTDQFMGTHSITESHISTITDTILLLQYVEIRGEMSRAINVFKMRGSWHDKGIREYVISHGGADIKDSFRNYERIISGSPTKIAIDEKSELSRIVRGVKDKTMDE, encoded by the coding sequence ATGAACCAAGCAAATCCGAATAGTCCCCAACCAGAAGCGCAGTCTATTCCAGGAGTCAAAAAAATCCGAACCCTGATTGAAGGATTTGATGAGATCACTCACGGAGGAATGCCAGAAAATAGAACAACTCTGGTTAGCGGTACATCTGGCACAGGAAAAACTTTACTCGCTATTCAGTTCCTTTATCACGGCATCAAACATTTTGATTATCCAGGCATATTTATCACTTTTGAAGAATCTCCTCAAGATATTATTCAAAATGCCCATAGTTTTGGCTGGGAACTACAAAGTTTAGTCGAAGGAGGGAAATTATTTATTCTTGATGCCTCTCCCGATCCCGAAGGGCAAGAAGTAGTTGGTAATTTCGATCTTTCTGCTCTAATTGAGCGAATTCAGTACGCAATTCGCAAATATAAAGCCAAATTAGTTTCAATTGATTCAGTTACAGCAGTATTTCAACAATACGATGCTGCCCCAGTTGTCCGCAGAGAAATTTTTCGTCTAATAGCACGTCTCAAACAATTACAAGTCACTTGTATTATGACTACCGAACGAGTAGAAGAATACGGACCAATTGCTCGATTTGGAGTTGAAGAATTTGTCTCGGATAACGTAATTGTGATTCGGAATGTTTTAGAAGGAGAACGTCGTCGCCGTACGATTGAAATTCTCAAACTACGCGGAACAACTCACATGAAAGGAGAATATCCTTTTACGATTACCAACGACGGGATCAATATTTTTCCTCTCGGCGCAATGCGACTTACTCAGCGTTCTTCCAACACGCGGATTTCTTCGGGGATCAAAATTTTGGACGAAATGTGTGGTGGAGGTTTTTTCAAAGATTCAATTATTTTGGCAACAGGGGCAACTGGTACTGGTAAAACCTTGTTAGTGAGTAAGTTTTTGGAAGAAGGTTGTCGTCGCGGAGAAAGAGCAATTTTATTTGCCTATGAAGAATCGAGGGCGCAGTTATCCCGTAATGCTTCTTCTTGGGGCATTAACTTTGAAGAGATGGAACAAAAAGGCTTGCTAAAACTGTTTTGTAATTATCCAGAATCAGCAGGTTTAGAAGATCATCTCCAAATGATCAAATCAGAAATTACTCAGTTTAAACCCTCACGCATTGCCATTGATTCTCTTTCTGCCTTAGCTAGGGGAGTTACCAATAATGCTTTCCGTCAATTTGTGATTGGTGTAACAGGTTATGCCAAGCAGGAAGAAATTACTGGCTTTTTTACGAATACTACCGATCAGTTTATGGGAACTCATTCGATTACTGAATCCCATATTTCGACTATTACTGATACAATTCTACTACTGCAATATGTAGAAATTCGCGGTGAAATGTCTCGGGCAATTAACGTCTTTAAAATGCGTGGTTCTTGGCATGACAAAGGTATTCGCGAATATGTTATCAGTCATGGTGGTGCGGATATCAAAGATTCTTTCCGTAATTATGAACGAATTATTAGTGGTTCTCCGACCAAAATTGCGATCGATGAAAAAAGTGAGCTTTCTCGAATTGTTCGTGGTGTCAAAGATAAAACTATGGACGAGTAA
- a CDS encoding RPC34 RNA polymerase subunit family protein, producing the protein MSIRIIKGSSGPTTTEEVFQLIVASPQGITAKEICRALNRPVSMVQICLKNLKSSQQIYAQADANARQIKYYPRFAPN; encoded by the coding sequence TTGTCTATCCGTATTATCAAAGGTTCATCGGGCCCAACTACGACAGAAGAAGTTTTTCAACTAATTGTTGCTTCACCACAAGGAATTACAGCCAAAGAAATTTGCCGAGCATTAAATCGTCCAGTTTCGATGGTGCAGATTTGTCTAAAAAACCTTAAATCATCTCAACAAATTTATGCTCAAGCTGACGCAAATGCTAGACAAATTAAGTATTATCCTCGCTTTGCTCCCAATTAA
- the pntA gene encoding Re/Si-specific NAD(P)(+) transhydrogenase subunit alpha: protein MTATATRIETDQQLPQHSYKIGVLKEIYPDECRVAATPDTVKKLQKIGFDVLVQSGAGVAANFTDEAYRKAGCQIIEQAQALLEQADIILKVRPPQDEETETFPKGKTLISFIWPAQNSELLDKLAARQATVLAMDAVPRISRAQKMDALSSMANIAGYRAVIEAANNFGRFFTGQITAAGKVPPAKVLVIGAGVAGLAAIGAARSLGAIVRAFDTRPVVKEQVESLGAEFLELDFEEDGTGQGGYAKVMSKEFIEAEMALFAEQAQDVDIIITTALIPGKPAPKLITIDMVESMKEGSVIVDLAAEQGGNCAVTKPGEIYQYNGVTIVGLTDLPSRMAAQSSQLYGTNLWHLLKDMGGGENYKVDYDDEVVRGALVLHEGKITWPPPKINNPSPTPNQIATTEAKTVVNKEEKQSSAKGLLWIAIASLALIGIGVGAPASFLSHFTVFVLACFVGWQVIWNVSPALHTPLMSVTNAISGIIIIGGMLQISGELSSPTTILGAIAILVGTINISGGFLVTQRMLKMFQK from the coding sequence ATGACAGCAACTGCAACAAGAATTGAAACTGACCAACAGCTACCACAACATTCATATAAAATTGGCGTTTTAAAAGAAATATATCCTGATGAATGCCGAGTGGCTGCTACACCTGATACAGTGAAAAAATTACAAAAAATAGGGTTTGACGTTTTAGTTCAGTCAGGTGCAGGAGTAGCTGCTAATTTTACCGACGAAGCTTATCGAAAAGCAGGATGTCAAATTATTGAGCAAGCTCAAGCTCTTTTAGAGCAAGCTGATATTATTCTAAAAGTTCGTCCTCCTCAAGATGAGGAAACAGAAACTTTTCCGAAGGGAAAAACTTTAATTAGTTTTATTTGGCCTGCGCAAAATTCAGAGTTATTAGATAAATTAGCAGCCCGTCAAGCGACAGTTTTGGCAATGGATGCAGTACCTAGAATTAGTCGCGCTCAGAAAATGGACGCTCTTAGTTCGATGGCGAATATTGCTGGTTATCGTGCGGTGATTGAAGCTGCTAATAATTTTGGTCGTTTCTTTACAGGACAAATTACGGCTGCGGGTAAAGTTCCTCCTGCTAAAGTCTTGGTTATTGGTGCTGGAGTAGCTGGCTTGGCTGCTATTGGGGCTGCTAGAAGCTTGGGCGCAATTGTAAGAGCGTTTGATACTCGTCCTGTAGTAAAAGAACAAGTTGAAAGTTTGGGAGCAGAATTTTTAGAGCTTGATTTTGAAGAAGACGGTACAGGGCAAGGTGGTTACGCCAAAGTAATGAGTAAAGAATTTATCGAGGCGGAAATGGCTTTATTTGCCGAGCAAGCGCAAGATGTAGATATTATCATTACCACAGCCTTGATCCCTGGTAAACCTGCTCCCAAATTAATTACTATAGACATGGTGGAATCGATGAAGGAAGGTTCTGTCATTGTCGATTTGGCAGCCGAACAAGGAGGTAATTGTGCGGTAACCAAACCAGGCGAAATTTATCAATACAACGGGGTTACTATTGTTGGTTTGACAGATTTACCTAGTCGTATGGCAGCCCAGTCTAGTCAGCTTTATGGGACTAATCTATGGCATCTACTCAAAGATATGGGTGGTGGAGAAAATTATAAAGTAGATTATGACGATGAAGTGGTTCGAGGTGCATTAGTACTGCATGAAGGTAAAATAACTTGGCCACCACCAAAGATTAATAATCCATCCCCGACACCGAATCAAATTGCGACTACAGAAGCTAAAACTGTTGTAAATAAAGAAGAAAAACAGTCTTCAGCTAAGGGTTTACTGTGGATTGCGATCGCATCTTTAGCTTTGATTGGCATTGGTGTTGGTGCGCCTGCTTCTTTTTTGTCTCATTTCACAGTGTTTGTTTTGGCTTGTTTTGTCGGTTGGCAAGTAATTTGGAATGTTTCCCCTGCTCTACATACTCCTTTGATGAGTGTCACAAATGCCATCAGCGGGATCATTATTATTGGTGGGATGTTGCAGATTTCTGGCGAATTGAGTTCCCCTACTACTATTTTAGGTGCGATCGCAATTTTAGTCGGTACGATCAATATTTCTGGTGGCTTCCTGGTTACTCAAAGAATGTTGAAAATGTTTCAGAAGTAG